A DNA window from Hordeum vulgare subsp. vulgare chromosome 1H, MorexV3_pseudomolecules_assembly, whole genome shotgun sequence contains the following coding sequences:
- the LOC123418645 gene encoding uncharacterized protein LOC123418645 — MAAAAAATGPHQEHEVHVAQDERGRRRRGKGVEGEEDMEPQDKDVAAASASAKIASEEREGKTRAQCDRCRSGLEYSPCLLDACSPSTSSACGHAAPSSPLLLPASDHLGSPGLQPLIVLCSGRTFANRSLCILAFSSSSASRTAVEGAGHLHGDQEELSPSPTRATPLT; from the exons atggcggcggcggcggcagcgacaGGACCTCACCAAGAAC ATGAAGTCCATGTCGCTCAAGATGaacgcgggcggcggcggcgggggaaaggggtggagggggaggaggacaTGGAGCCGCAGGACAAGGACGTCGCCGCGGCGTCGGCGTCCGCCAAGATCGCGTCGGAGGAGCGAGAGGGGAAGACGCGCGCGCAGTGCGACCGGTGCCGCTCCGGCCTGGAGTACTCACCCTGCCTCCTCGATGCGTGCTCTCCCTCCACCAGCAGCGCTTGCGGTCACGCTGCTCCGTCctcgcctctcctcctccctgctTCCGACCACCTCGGCAGCCCTGGTCTACAGCCCCTCATCGTCCTCTGCTCCGGCCGCACCTTCGCTAACCGAAGCCTGTGCATCCttgcgttctcgtcgtcgtctgcTTCGAGAACAGCAGTGGAGGGCGCTGGGCACCTACATGGGGACCAGGAAGAGCTGTCCCCGTCGCCGACAAGGGCGACGCCCCTCACCTGA
- the LOC123418661 gene encoding uncharacterized protein LOC123418661 has translation MSQNLGFEELPQDILHRIHSLLPVQEAARAACASRGLLHSWRCYSDLTLNCETLGLTHKKFEERETYIIDKVDKILRNHYGNGVKVTTLKLHLAPCNNIKAACLDGWLQLTVKAGIKELDLAMPLLMKEKYSFPCSVLSDEAAASSIQSLGLWGCSFHPTHTLGLLRRLKCLQLTLVDISEEGLGILLSKSSSLEQLVLFFCSGITCLQIPCTMQQLNFLSITECKGLKVVEIDAPNLSSFHCVGTLIEISIRNSFHLKNVNLSCILLSDARARLPSILGNVESLTMRSRIENAKVPILASKLPCLKHLDIELLGPTMAFPPFRNITEFPKSYDVFSLGSFLDASPTLDSFILRVEQGALRSDFGFGDDHEYLRQRLEGRHNFLRQVTITGFCPSKSLVQLIIYILENAPSLERLTLDTTYRYDKRSGTTSRCLSLRKIGQCSPMCRTYLPGARKAVEAACRCIAGRVPPNVEFEVLEMCSRCHDTCLHI, from the exons ATGAGTCAGAATCTTGGTTTCGAGGAACTCCCACAG GACATCCTACACCGTATACACTCACTCTTGCCGGTGCAAGAAGCCGCGCGTGCCGCCTGCGCGTCTCGTGGGCTTCTACATTCCTGGAGATGCTACTCCGACCTCACGCTCAACTGCGAAACGCTTGGGTTGACTCACAAGAAGTTTGAGGAAAGGGAGACCTACATCATTGACAAGGTTGACAAAATCCTTAGAAACCATTATGGCAACGGGGTGAAGGTGACGACGCTTAAGCTTCATCTCGCCCCTTGCAACAATATCAAAGCCGCATGCCTCGACGGCTGGCTCCAACTCACCGTTAAGGCTGGGATCAAAGAACTTGACTTGGCAATGCCTCTACTCATGAAGGAAAAATACAGCTTCCCTTGTTCCGTTTTGTCCGACGAGGCAGCTGCAAGCTCGATTCAGTCTCTTGGCCTATGGGGTTGCTCTTTTCATCCCACGCACACGCTTGGCCTCTTGAGAAGATTGAAATGCTTACAGCTGACTCTCGTGGACATTAGCGAGGAAGGGTTAGGCATATTGCTCTCAAAATCTTCTTCCCTTGAGCAGCTGGTCCTCTTCTTTTGTAGTGGGATAACTTGCTTGCAAATACCTTGTACGATGCAACAACTCAATTTCCTTAGTATCACAGAATGCAAGGGTTTGAAGGTGGTAGAGATCGATGCTCCAAATCTCTCCTCCTTTCATTGTGTTGGgaccctgatagaaatctccattAGAAATTCTTTTCATCTTAAGAATGTAAATTTGTCATGCATTCTTCTCTCTGATGCTCGCGCCAGGCTGCCATCCATCCTAGGAAATGTCGAGAGCCTTACCATGCGCTCTCGTATTGAG AATGCCAAAGTTCCAATCCTGGCCTCCAAGCTCCCCTGCCTCAAGCACTTGGATATTGAACTCCTCGGACCAACAATGGCCTTCCCACCTTTTAGAAACATAACGGAGTTCCCCAAGAGCTATGATGTCTTTTCTTTGGGTTCATTTCTTGATGCTTCTCCTACCCTGGATTCCTTCATCCTGCGT GTAGAGCAGGGTGCCCTTAGGTCCGACTTCGGTTTTGGAGACGACCACGAGTATCTGAGACAGAGGCTAGAGGGCCGGCATAACTTCCTCAGGCAGGTGACAATCACAGGGTTTTGTCCATCCAAGAGCCTGGTCCAACTCATAATCTACATCCTTGAGAATGCGCCTTCGCTCGAGCGCTTGACATTGGACACAACCTACCGCTACGACAAGAGGTCGGGTACCACTAGCAGATGTTTGTCCTTAAGAAAGATTGGCCAATGCTCGCCGATGTGCAGGACGTATCTCCCCGGAGCTCGTAAAGCCGTGGAAGCGGCGTGTAGGTGCATCGCCGGAAGAGTCCCCCCGAATGTTGAATTTGAGGTCCTCGAGATGTGTAGTCGATGCCATGATACATGCCTCCATATATAG